A DNA window from Ctenopharyngodon idella isolate HZGC_01 chromosome 10, HZGC01, whole genome shotgun sequence contains the following coding sequences:
- the LOC127519931 gene encoding killer cell lectin-like receptor subfamily F member 1 isoform X2, whose protein sequence is MNKISHVLDHSNAFKKQQLKRRSVEWCSLLEETTSNNLTFNSSRRNTSSYGKMNIPGKHRMDREDEKEMKIYANIDPINSFDVRTETENSDTKRHQTPQHTEMASVRIRSSRAALVCLALLCVLLLIAVIVLGVQLFTNNSTNYTEERDQLLNKITNLTEERDGLIIKNKNLNERDRLRNELQICAEWTRYQSSLYYISNEKKSWTESRRYCTERGADLITINNREEQDFVNNMSGAAVVWIGLTDSDVEGRWKWVDGSALTSGFWASGEPGGGTRENCVLTVAVPKLPEWPGLVGWLDESCNQAYQWICEKNISQLILP, encoded by the exons ATGAACAAGATATCACATGTTCTTGACCACAGTAATGCCTTCAAAAAGCAACAGCTCAAAAGAAGAAGTGTAGAGTGGTGCAGTTTACTTGAAGAAACAACTTCTAATAATCTCACATTTAACTCCAGCAGACGGAATACATCATCTTATGGCAAAATGAACATTCCTGGGAAACATAGGATGGACAGAGAAGATGAAAAAGAGATGAAAATCTATGCTAATATTGATCCTATAAACAGTTTTGATGTCAGGACAGAAACAGAAAACTCAGACACTAAGAGACACCAAACTCCTCAACACACAG AAATGGCTAGTGTGAGGATCAGAAGCTCCAGAGCAGCTCTAGTGTGTTTGGCGCTGCTGTGTGTTCTTCTGCTGATTGCAGTCATAGTGCTGGGTGTCCAACTCTTtacaaacaacagcacaaactaCACAGAAGAGAGAGACCAGCTACTAAACAAGATTACTAACCTGACAGAAGAAAGAGATGGGCTAATAATAAAGAACAAAAACCTGAATGAGAGAGACCGGCTAAGAAATGAACTTCAGATTTGTG CTGAATGGACTCGCTATCAATCTAGTCTTTACTACATATCCAATGAGAAGAAGAGCTGGACTGAAAGCAGACGATACTGTACAGAGAGAGGAGCAGATCTGATCACCATAAACAACAGAGAGGAACAA GATTTTGTTAATAACATGTCTGGTGCTGCTGTAGTCTGGATTGGTCTGACTGACAGTGATGTGGAGGGCAGATGGAAATGGGTTGATGGCAGCGCACTGACCTCTGG GTTCTGGGCATCTGGAGAGCCTGGTGGAGGTACAAGAGAGAACTGTGTTTTGACTGTGGCTGTGCCTAAATTGCCAGAGTGGCCTGGTTTAGTAGGATGGCTGGATGAATCATGTAATCAAGCTTATCAATGGATCTGTGAGAAGAATATTTCACAACTCATACTGCCATAG